The Acidobacteriota bacterium genome has a segment encoding these proteins:
- a CDS encoding ATP-binding cassette domain-containing protein: MIEAHKLVKKYGRVEALRDVSFKTRRGTITAMLGENGAGKTTTLKIVLGFLRADSGTVAVGPGRVGYVPDRPAFLAGLDGWALLGLSRERHDRGGGNGRDFGASVLAASRSLLFDPALLRRKPGSYSAGNAKKFAYLQSLVLGPDLLVADEPYSALDPPSVKCVRDIFCGLRDAGKTILLSSHMLAEMERIADGFVVLRRGETIAHAGLREWRLLRAARSGPDLESVFLRLAGP; encoded by the coding sequence ATGATCGAAGCGCACAAGCTGGTCAAGAAGTACGGCCGGGTCGAGGCCCTGCGGGACGTCAGCTTCAAGACCCGGAGGGGCACGATCACGGCCATGCTCGGCGAGAACGGGGCCGGCAAGACGACCACCCTGAAGATCGTGCTGGGCTTCCTTCGGGCCGATTCTGGCACCGTGGCCGTCGGCCCGGGCCGGGTCGGCTACGTTCCCGACCGGCCGGCCTTCCTGGCCGGTCTCGACGGCTGGGCTCTCCTCGGGCTGTCCCGGGAACGCCATGACCGCGGCGGGGGCAACGGCCGGGATTTCGGCGCCTCCGTCCTGGCGGCGTCCCGGAGCCTGCTCTTCGATCCGGCGCTCCTGCGGCGCAAGCCCGGCTCCTACTCGGCGGGCAACGCCAAGAAGTTCGCCTACCTCCAGAGCCTTGTCCTCGGGCCGGACCTCCTCGTCGCCGACGAGCCCTATTCGGCCCTCGACCCGCCGTCGGTCAAATGCGTCCGCGACATCTTCTGCGGCCTTCGTGACGCCGGGAAGACCATCCTCCTCAGCTCCCACATGCTGGCCGAGATGGAGAGGATCGCCGACGGCTTCGTCGTCCTCCGCCGCGGCGAGACCATCGCCCATGCCGGGCTCCGGGAATGGCGGCTGCTGCGCGCGGCCAGAAGCGGGCCGGACCTCGAATCCGTGTTCCTCCGCCTGGCCGGCCCGTGA
- a CDS encoding HD domain-containing phosphohydrolase, whose translation MKEDGVLLVVKDDKKRAEICAFLSERGIDVDARTSLPEAPDASEMRRMKKELARHLRKARELEEAYDTTLENFMAALDLRDVETYGHSKTVARYSHVLAEAAGISDPEALDSIRKGALLHDAGKMAIPDSILKKPGPLAPKEWEIIRRHPALGYGLVRDVKLVREVGAIILCHHEHYDGSGYPKGLKGKAIPIEARIFAVADTLDAVTSHRPYRAPRDFRAARRELQKNAGRQFDPEVVDVFCGMDLAVWEKIRFETTRLMPPFDPDGMPSAAR comes from the coding sequence ATGAAGGAAGACGGGGTCCTGCTGGTCGTCAAGGATGACAAAAAACGGGCGGAGATTTGCGCATTTTTGTCCGAACGCGGCATCGACGTCGATGCCCGGACGAGCCTGCCCGAGGCGCCCGACGCCTCCGAAATGCGCCGGATGAAGAAGGAGCTGGCCCGGCACCTGCGCAAGGCCCGGGAGCTCGAGGAAGCCTACGACACCACCCTCGAGAACTTCATGGCCGCCCTCGACCTGCGGGACGTCGAGACGTACGGCCATTCCAAGACCGTGGCCCGCTACAGCCACGTGCTGGCCGAGGCAGCCGGCATCAGCGATCCGGAGGCTCTCGACAGCATCCGCAAGGGCGCCCTGCTCCACGACGCCGGCAAGATGGCCATCCCCGACTCCATCCTCAAGAAGCCCGGACCGCTGGCCCCGAAGGAATGGGAGATCATCAGGCGCCATCCCGCCCTGGGCTACGGCCTGGTGAGGGACGTCAAGCTCGTCCGCGAGGTCGGCGCCATCATCCTGTGCCATCACGAGCACTACGACGGCTCGGGCTATCCCAAGGGTCTCAAGGGGAAGGCCATCCCGATCGAGGCGCGGATCTTCGCCGTGGCCGACACGCTCGACGCCGTCACCTCCCACCGCCCCTATCGCGCGCCAAGGGACTTCAGGGCCGCCCGCCGCGAGCTTCAGAAGAACGCCGGCCGGCAGTTCGATCCCGAGGTCGTCGACGTCTTCTGCGGCATGGACCTGGCCGTCTGGGAGAAGATCCGCTTCGAGACGACCAGGCTGATGCCGCCGTTCGATCCGGACGGGATGCCGTCCGCCGCAAGGTGA
- a CDS encoding glucose-1-phosphate adenylyltransferase, which yields MDMVGIIMAGGQGSRLYPLTKVRSKPAVPLAGRFRLIDVSISNCIHSNVSSIFVLTQFATESLHRHIFTTYRFDGFHRDFITLLSAQQTFENRNWYQGTADAVRQNLDYIKDLGALVLVLSGDHLYRMDYRKFAEFHAASGAEISIGVTPIGAGQAGDFGIMKVDGRGRITEFREKPRDPAEVERLRVDESVFERFGTPARGRTHLASMGVYLFSQDVLRDILARTGAKDFGREVIPQAIGARRVFGHFFDGYREDIGTIRSFFEAHMDLTRPLPRFDFYDEERPVFTQPRFLPGSKIVASDVRDAVLCEGSIVNRSYIRNAIIGIRSRIGENARLERTVVMGADYYESREDMARNRGRNVPDIGIGSGCEIRDAIIDKNARIGRGVRLVNAAGAAAASAESCSIVDGIIVVPKDAVIPDGTVI from the coding sequence ATGGACATGGTCGGCATCATCATGGCCGGGGGCCAGGGCAGCCGGCTCTACCCTTTGACCAAGGTCCGGAGCAAGCCGGCCGTGCCGCTGGCCGGGCGCTTCCGCCTGATCGACGTCTCCATCTCCAACTGCATACACTCGAACGTCAGCAGCATCTTCGTCCTGACCCAGTTCGCCACGGAGTCCCTGCACCGCCATATCTTCACGACCTACCGCTTCGACGGCTTCCACCGCGACTTCATCACCCTGCTCTCGGCCCAGCAGACTTTCGAGAACCGGAACTGGTACCAGGGCACGGCCGACGCCGTCCGCCAGAACCTCGATTACATCAAGGACCTCGGGGCTCTTGTCCTCGTCCTCTCCGGCGACCACCTCTACCGGATGGATTACCGGAAGTTCGCCGAGTTCCACGCGGCCTCGGGCGCCGAGATCAGCATCGGCGTGACGCCCATCGGGGCCGGCCAGGCCGGCGACTTCGGGATCATGAAGGTCGACGGCCGCGGCCGCATCACCGAGTTCCGGGAGAAGCCCCGGGACCCGGCCGAGGTCGAGCGCCTGCGGGTCGACGAGTCGGTCTTCGAGCGCTTCGGCACGCCGGCCCGGGGCCGGACCCACCTCGCCTCCATGGGCGTCTACCTCTTCAGCCAGGACGTCCTGCGCGACATCCTGGCCCGCACCGGCGCCAAGGACTTCGGCAGGGAGGTCATCCCACAGGCCATCGGCGCGCGCCGGGTCTTCGGCCACTTCTTCGACGGCTACCGGGAGGACATCGGGACCATCCGCAGCTTCTTCGAGGCCCACATGGACCTGACCCGGCCGCTCCCCCGCTTCGATTTCTACGACGAGGAGCGGCCCGTCTTCACCCAGCCGCGGTTCCTGCCCGGCTCCAAGATCGTCGCCTCCGACGTCCGGGACGCCGTCCTCTGCGAGGGCAGCATCGTCAACCGCTCGTACATCCGCAACGCGATCATCGGCATCCGCTCGCGCATCGGCGAGAACGCCAGGCTGGAGCGGACCGTCGTCATGGGGGCGGACTATTACGAGTCCCGCGAGGACATGGCCCGGAACCGCGGCCGGAACGTGCCCGACATCGGCATCGGCAGCGGCTGCGAGATCCGCGACGCCATCATCGACAAGAACGCCCGCATCGGCCGCGGCGTCCGGCTGGTCAACGCCGCCGGCGCCGCCGCCGCGTCGGCCGAGAGCTGCTCCATCGTCGACGGCATCATCGTCGTCCCCAAGGACGCGGTCATCCCCGACGGCACGGTCATCTGA
- a CDS encoding 6-bladed beta-propeller, with protein sequence MIVTRRGAAAAVSAAAVVLAVAGGAAFAGAKAGSGPGAAAGGPAGLSGPGVARRKAVEIGRAANGEEAAVLGRPLALAWGGDRLYIADGLDCAVKVFSRDGRFLRSFGRKGAGPGELSLPSGLAVAGGAVAVADKLNFRIQTFDGDGKLLGGFKVPFPPDRVYHLGKGRLLVTANPAGKRPDERLLHAFDATGREVWTALDASRSSDPALDAFRNMILICPGAEDDFYVVRRIAERTIRRFSASGATLGEIPVDERHAFRSLDIPSLRGAIRLEGFCWAAAYDGGRFYLSAPDPLDGRDLGPGRTVSVVDGQGGLLAVVELACPVHRFLVVGGRMFAVDDEGELRIFEVGR encoded by the coding sequence ATGATCGTGACAAGACGCGGAGCGGCGGCGGCCGTTTCGGCCGCCGCCGTCGTTCTGGCCGTCGCGGGAGGAGCGGCCTTCGCCGGCGCGAAAGCGGGGAGCGGACCCGGCGCCGCGGCGGGGGGGCCGGCCGGCCTGTCCGGGCCGGGGGTGGCCCGCCGGAAGGCGGTCGAGATCGGGCGGGCCGCGAACGGCGAGGAAGCGGCCGTGCTCGGGCGGCCCCTGGCCCTGGCCTGGGGAGGCGACCGCCTTTATATCGCCGACGGGCTGGATTGCGCCGTCAAGGTCTTTTCGCGGGACGGCCGGTTCCTGCGATCCTTCGGGCGCAAGGGCGCGGGACCGGGCGAACTGTCGTTGCCGTCGGGCCTGGCCGTCGCGGGCGGCGCGGTCGCCGTCGCCGACAAGCTTAATTTCCGGATCCAGACGTTCGACGGCGACGGGAAGCTCCTCGGCGGCTTCAAAGTCCCTTTCCCGCCGGACCGGGTCTATCACCTGGGGAAAGGACGGCTCCTCGTCACCGCCAACCCCGCCGGCAAGCGGCCGGACGAGCGGCTCCTGCACGCTTTCGACGCGACCGGCCGCGAGGTCTGGACGGCGCTCGACGCCTCGAGGTCGTCCGATCCGGCCCTCGACGCCTTCCGGAACATGATCCTCATCTGTCCGGGCGCCGAAGACGACTTTTATGTCGTCCGCCGGATCGCGGAGCGGACCATCCGCCGCTTCTCGGCGTCGGGGGCTACGCTCGGGGAGATCCCGGTCGACGAACGGCATGCCTTCAGATCCCTGGACATCCCTTCCCTCCGGGGCGCGATCAGGCTCGAGGGCTTCTGCTGGGCCGCGGCCTATGACGGCGGGCGCTTCTATCTCTCGGCCCCCGATCCCCTGGACGGCCGGGACCTCGGACCGGGCCGGACGGTCTCGGTCGTCGACGGGCAGGGCGGTCTCCTGGCCGTGGTCGAGCTGGCCTGCCCCGTTCATCGCTTCCTTGTCGTCGGGGGCCGCATGTTCGCCGTCGACGACGAGGGCGAGCTGCGCATCTTCGAGGTCGGGCGATGA
- a CDS encoding redoxin domain-containing protein, producing MSPVLPFVAAAALVAAGLQAPAAGPSTARICSSLDEAAPPGTGAVLLVFFSIECPVCYEELFETRYLVDRGGWPVAVVGVALALRDDLQVFLDKHAWTAPVVLDRRKTLFRKYKVDAVPYRALLLGTEAVYRDDPYLGPDARRKELVRCLTRRFSR from the coding sequence ATGAGCCCGGTCCTGCCTTTCGTCGCGGCGGCCGCGCTCGTCGCGGCCGGGCTCCAGGCCCCGGCCGCGGGGCCGTCCACGGCCCGCATCTGCTCCAGCCTCGACGAGGCGGCTCCGCCCGGGACGGGCGCTGTTCTCCTGGTCTTCTTCTCGATCGAGTGCCCGGTCTGCTACGAGGAGCTCTTCGAGACTCGCTATCTCGTCGACCGGGGGGGCTGGCCCGTCGCCGTCGTCGGCGTCGCCCTGGCTCTCCGCGACGACCTCCAGGTTTTCCTCGACAAGCACGCCTGGACCGCGCCGGTGGTCCTCGACCGGCGCAAGACCCTCTTCCGGAAATACAAGGTGGATGCCGTTCCCTACAGGGCGCTGCTCCTGGGAACGGAGGCGGTCTACCGGGACGATCCCTACCTCGGACCGGACGCCCGCCGGAAGGAGCTCGTCCGATGCCTGACCCGGCGCTTCTCGCGCTGA
- a CDS encoding diguanylate cyclase translates to MIQKRIVVIHPSSAEAERLARLAQKHGPVTTQTDPEAALPDLAAGGVAAAVVDAAFAASLSLRSMVRPPTGVLITGAAEEDLARAAEGWPAAVDIDVCLTSPAAPREIPFLRALGRVVEIARLKTEAADLRRSLGLQEVKVKDVLGEISEIKGLLNAGFLHEVEKRLAIEARYVGSQKERRQFESILRRIYGADDVSSLLDIVPDIRDIVRAASVSVYLLEENEVIGRYLKPLVWDNTFLIHSDFSRYIAPLESQDFAASVARFGHDISIASLAYDRRLSKRYTSLLKAAPKSLLGVPIMQGPRVIGVLEVTNKTAGGQLVAEGFSREDQQTLRGLSDHMAIAMAKLNLIQYDPLTGLLRPEPFFERVLQKVNALSKRRREEGAMALVMGDVDWFKAYNDRNGQEAGNRLLRELGHVLKLAIREEDVICRYGGEEFLFFLMGVKGVEEAAQLTERIRKNVEDHYFELQEFQPRGNLTMSFGVTVFPKEAGGEPAPLTKKEIKRLAGEADLALAEAKGKRRPDLKPREPGEAPANKNRVCSFASQDLGECEIAGRTAPSFREKRKYERFNVSTPFLVREEGGFRVAKTVNISLEGARIVSDAPVAGGISLETILIIEDTATPIRSTVVYSEKGGGDAGLYYSGIKFESLTFKEIRSLESYLSHFRKRDAL, encoded by the coding sequence ATGATCCAGAAGCGTATTGTCGTAATCCATCCGTCTTCTGCGGAAGCCGAGCGCCTGGCCCGCCTGGCCCAGAAGCACGGCCCGGTCACGACGCAGACCGACCCGGAAGCGGCCTTGCCCGATCTCGCCGCGGGCGGCGTCGCGGCCGCGGTCGTCGACGCGGCCTTTGCCGCTTCGCTCTCCCTCCGCTCCATGGTCCGGCCGCCGACCGGCGTCCTCATCACCGGGGCGGCCGAAGAGGATCTGGCGCGCGCGGCCGAAGGCTGGCCGGCCGCCGTCGACATCGACGTCTGCCTGACCTCCCCCGCCGCGCCGCGAGAGATCCCCTTCCTCCGGGCCCTCGGCCGGGTCGTCGAAATCGCCCGGCTCAAAACCGAGGCGGCCGACCTGCGGCGCTCCCTCGGCCTCCAGGAGGTCAAGGTCAAGGACGTGCTCGGCGAGATCAGCGAGATCAAGGGGCTGCTCAACGCCGGCTTCCTGCACGAGGTCGAGAAGCGCCTGGCCATCGAGGCCCGCTACGTCGGCTCGCAGAAGGAGCGCCGGCAGTTCGAATCCATCCTGCGCCGGATCTACGGGGCCGACGACGTCAGCAGCCTGCTCGACATCGTCCCCGACATCCGGGACATCGTCCGGGCCGCCAGCGTCTCGGTCTACCTCCTGGAGGAGAACGAGGTCATCGGCCGCTACCTCAAGCCCCTGGTCTGGGACAACACCTTCCTGATCCACTCGGACTTCTCCAGGTACATCGCCCCGCTCGAGTCCCAGGATTTCGCCGCCTCGGTGGCCCGGTTCGGCCACGACATCAGCATCGCCAGCCTGGCCTATGACCGGCGCCTGAGCAAGCGCTACACCTCGCTGCTCAAGGCCGCCCCGAAGAGCTTGCTCGGCGTGCCGATCATGCAGGGGCCGCGGGTCATCGGCGTCCTGGAGGTCACCAACAAGACCGCCGGCGGCCAGCTCGTCGCCGAAGGCTTCAGCCGCGAGGACCAGCAGACCCTGCGCGGGCTGTCGGACCACATGGCCATCGCCATGGCCAAGCTCAATCTCATCCAGTACGACCCCCTGACCGGGCTGCTGCGGCCCGAGCCCTTCTTCGAACGGGTCCTCCAGAAGGTCAACGCCCTGAGCAAGCGCCGCCGCGAGGAAGGCGCCATGGCCCTGGTCATGGGCGACGTCGACTGGTTCAAGGCCTACAACGACCGGAACGGGCAGGAGGCCGGCAACCGGCTGCTGCGCGAGCTCGGCCACGTGCTCAAGCTGGCCATCCGCGAGGAGGACGTCATCTGCCGCTACGGCGGCGAGGAGTTCCTGTTCTTCCTGATGGGCGTCAAGGGCGTGGAGGAGGCGGCCCAGCTAACGGAGCGCATCCGCAAGAACGTCGAGGACCACTACTTCGAGCTCCAGGAGTTCCAGCCGCGCGGCAACCTGACCATGTCTTTCGGCGTCACGGTCTTTCCGAAGGAGGCCGGCGGCGAGCCCGCCCCGCTGACCAAGAAGGAGATCAAGCGCCTGGCCGGCGAGGCCGACCTGGCCCTGGCCGAGGCCAAGGGCAAGCGCCGACCCGACCTCAAGCCCCGCGAGCCCGGCGAGGCGCCGGCCAACAAGAACCGGGTCTGCTCCTTCGCCTCGCAGGACCTGGGCGAATGCGAGATCGCGGGCCGAACCGCCCCGAGCTTCCGCGAGAAGCGCAAGTACGAGCGCTTCAACGTCTCGACGCCCTTCCTCGTCCGCGAAGAGGGCGGCTTCCGGGTCGCCAAGACGGTCAACATCAGCCTCGAGGGGGCGCGCATCGTTTCCGACGCTCCCGTCGCCGGGGGGATCTCGCTCGAAACCATCCTGATCATCGAGGACACGGCCACGCCCATCCGGAGCACGGTCGTCTATTCCGAAAAGGGCGGCGGCGACGCGGGCCTCTACTACTCGGGGATCAAGTTCGAGAGCCTGACGTTCAAGGAGATCCGGAGCCTGGAGAGCTATCTCTCCCACTTCCGGAAGAGGGACGCGCTCTAG
- the hutU gene encoding urocanate hydratase, whose protein sequence is MAKPASEPILNIRAPRGSRLTTKGWSQEGALRMLMNNLDPQVAEKPAELIVYGGTGKAARSWEAYRAIVASLKKLENDETLVVQSGKPVAVFRTHAEAPRVLISNAMIVPKWATWDEFRRLEALGLTMYGQMTAGSWIYIGTQGILQGTYETLAAAARKHFGGSLKGRLTLTAGLGGMGGAQPLAVTMNDGVAIVVEVDRRRIERRLQTRYVDTMTDSLDEALKLANEAMRRGAPLSMALLGNAADVLPEFVRRGITPDVLTDQTSAHDELNGYVPNGLPYEEAIALRTKDPADYIRRSYAAMAAHVEAMLELKKRGARTFDYGNNIRGQAQKAGVADAFDIPGFVPEYIRPLFCVGKGPFRWAALSGKPQDIYATDEAVLKEFPEDEALARWIRKAREQVKFQGLPSRICWLGYGERARFGAVINRLVRTGKISAPVVIGRDHLDTGSVASPNRETEGMRDGSDAIADWPILNALLNAVNGASWVSVHHGGGVGIGLSIHAGMVTVADGTAAMGRRLERVLTADPGLGVARHADAGYPEAVACARKNGIKIPMMK, encoded by the coding sequence ATGGCCAAGCCTGCCTCCGAGCCGATCCTGAATATCCGGGCCCCGAGGGGTTCCCGCCTGACGACCAAGGGCTGGTCGCAGGAAGGCGCCCTGCGGATGCTCATGAACAACCTCGACCCGCAGGTGGCCGAGAAGCCGGCCGAGCTCATCGTCTACGGGGGCACCGGCAAGGCCGCCCGCAGCTGGGAGGCCTACCGGGCCATCGTGGCCAGCCTGAAGAAGCTCGAGAACGACGAGACGCTCGTCGTCCAGTCGGGCAAGCCGGTGGCCGTGTTCAGGACCCACGCCGAAGCGCCCCGGGTCCTCATCTCCAACGCCATGATCGTCCCCAAGTGGGCCACCTGGGACGAGTTCCGGCGCCTCGAGGCCCTGGGCCTGACCATGTACGGCCAGATGACGGCCGGCAGCTGGATCTACATCGGCACCCAGGGCATCCTCCAGGGCACGTACGAGACGCTGGCGGCCGCGGCCCGGAAGCACTTCGGCGGCTCGCTCAAGGGCCGGCTGACGCTGACGGCCGGGCTCGGCGGCATGGGCGGGGCCCAGCCGCTGGCCGTGACCATGAACGACGGCGTGGCCATCGTCGTCGAGGTCGACCGGCGCCGCATCGAGCGGCGCCTCCAGACGCGCTACGTCGATACGATGACGGACAGCCTGGACGAGGCCCTGAAGCTGGCCAACGAGGCCATGCGCAGGGGCGCGCCCCTGTCGATGGCCCTGCTCGGTAACGCCGCCGACGTCCTGCCCGAGTTCGTGCGCCGCGGCATCACGCCGGACGTGCTGACCGACCAGACCTCGGCCCACGACGAGCTCAACGGCTACGTCCCGAACGGCCTGCCGTACGAGGAGGCGATCGCGCTGCGGACGAAAGACCCCGCCGACTACATCCGGCGCTCGTACGCGGCCATGGCCGCCCACGTCGAGGCCATGCTCGAGCTCAAGAAGCGCGGCGCCCGGACCTTCGACTACGGCAACAACATCCGCGGCCAGGCCCAGAAGGCCGGGGTGGCCGACGCCTTCGACATCCCCGGGTTCGTGCCCGAGTACATCCGGCCGCTCTTCTGCGTCGGCAAGGGGCCGTTCCGCTGGGCGGCGCTGTCGGGCAAGCCGCAGGACATCTACGCCACGGACGAGGCCGTGCTCAAGGAGTTCCCCGAGGACGAGGCCCTGGCGCGGTGGATCCGCAAGGCCCGGGAGCAGGTCAAGTTCCAGGGGCTGCCGTCGCGCATCTGCTGGCTCGGCTACGGCGAGCGGGCCCGCTTCGGCGCGGTCATCAACCGGCTGGTGCGGACGGGCAAGATCTCGGCGCCGGTCGTCATCGGCCGGGACCACCTCGACACGGGATCGGTCGCCTCGCCCAACCGCGAGACCGAGGGCATGCGCGACGGCTCGGACGCCATCGCCGACTGGCCCATCCTCAACGCCCTGCTCAACGCGGTCAACGGCGCCTCATGGGTGTCCGTTCACCACGGCGGCGGCGTGGGCATCGGGCTGTCGATCCACGCCGGGATGGTCACGGTGGCCGACGGCACGGCGGCGATGGGGCGGCGCCTGGAGCGCGTCCTGACGGCCGACCCGGGGCTTGGCGTCGCGCGGCACGCCGACGCGGGCTACCCGGAAGCCGTCGCCTGCGCCAGGAAGAACGGCATCAAGATCCCGATGATGAAGTAG
- a CDS encoding flavodoxin family protein produces MAKAKKVMVVMASPRARGNSAVLAAEAARGAEEAGADVQVVRLARMKLAPCLACEACHKPGARGCVQADDLTALHGDIKAAGALLIASPVYWFTMSGQAKLFMDRLYAFGAGKYRDLKGKRVGIILASGTAGLRESGALNAMRSFQDAFAFLDSPIVGMIHCGGGRAGAAKRNKAMMQEACALGRSLVK; encoded by the coding sequence ATGGCGAAAGCGAAGAAGGTTATGGTCGTGATGGCCAGTCCCCGGGCCCGGGGCAACAGCGCGGTGCTGGCCGCCGAGGCCGCGCGCGGCGCCGAGGAGGCCGGGGCCGACGTCCAGGTGGTCCGCCTGGCCCGGATGAAGCTCGCGCCCTGCCTCGCCTGCGAGGCGTGTCACAAGCCGGGGGCCCGCGGCTGCGTCCAGGCCGACGACCTGACGGCCCTTCACGGCGACATCAAGGCCGCCGGCGCCCTGCTCATCGCCTCGCCGGTCTACTGGTTCACGATGAGCGGCCAGGCCAAGCTGTTCATGGACCGGCTCTACGCCTTCGGCGCCGGGAAGTACCGCGACCTCAAGGGCAAGCGCGTCGGCATCATCCTCGCTTCGGGGACCGCCGGCCTCCGGGAATCGGGCGCGCTCAACGCCATGCGCTCGTTCCAGGACGCCTTTGCCTTTCTGGACTCTCCGATCGTCGGGATGATCCACTGCGGCGGGGGCCGGGCCGGGGCCGCGAAGCGGAACAAGGCCATGATGCAAGAGGCCTGCGCCCTCGGCCGTTCCCTCGTAAAATGA